One Undibacter mobilis genomic region harbors:
- a CDS encoding outer membrane beta-barrel protein, translating to MKRARVIPAVSHPFMGAMALACVLSFASGAAVAQIVTPDADPLAPKQASKPQKFQKFGPQQQQQLAQTPSFAPPASAAGDTGYDSTNSRRAKARKQAATQKPGAAARAQAQALTTGQPAPLTLSPYQKPFPTEAKSAMAAAAGQPPVEIGPIRKPLKKRRRDDADDPYAPLGVHAGGFLLYPAIELSGGYSTNPGQSSNPAGASLYSAAPELRAQSNWSRHELKADLRGSYTGYSPDTTPTLSRPYANGKIDGRVDVTRSTRIDLGGRVLVSTDNPGSPNLQAGLSKLPIFTTAGGSVGLGQKFNRLDLSLKGDAERTAYQNSKLTDGTTASNEDRNYDQYGVTLRGGYELTPGVTPYVEGTVDTRRHDLATDFSGYQRNSKGWTALVGSTFELSRLLTGETGIGYTERKYDDTRLDKLSGFVGNASLIWTASSLTTVQFNAKSAVQESAVAGVSGVLSRDFGLQVDHAFRRWLIGSVKAGYGNDDYKGSSRDDNRYMVALGLTYKLSRWAQIKGEFRQDWLRSNFSGNDYTASTFLVGVRLQQ from the coding sequence GGCGCTTGCCTGTGTGCTGTCGTTTGCGAGCGGTGCGGCTGTTGCGCAGATCGTGACCCCGGACGCCGATCCGTTGGCGCCGAAGCAGGCGAGCAAGCCGCAAAAATTCCAGAAATTCGGGCCACAGCAACAACAGCAACTGGCGCAGACGCCGAGCTTCGCCCCGCCAGCCTCCGCCGCCGGCGACACCGGATACGATTCAACCAACAGCCGCCGCGCCAAAGCCAGGAAGCAGGCGGCGACGCAGAAGCCCGGCGCCGCGGCACGCGCCCAGGCTCAGGCGCTCACCACCGGCCAGCCGGCGCCGCTGACGCTGTCGCCGTACCAGAAGCCGTTTCCGACTGAAGCAAAGAGTGCAATGGCGGCCGCCGCTGGCCAGCCACCGGTCGAGATCGGCCCCATTCGCAAGCCGCTGAAGAAGCGCCGCCGCGACGACGCCGACGATCCTTACGCGCCGCTTGGCGTTCACGCCGGCGGCTTCCTGCTCTATCCGGCAATCGAATTGTCCGGCGGCTACAGCACCAACCCCGGTCAATCATCAAACCCGGCCGGCGCTTCGCTCTACAGCGCTGCGCCGGAACTTCGCGCGCAATCGAACTGGTCGCGCCACGAACTCAAGGCCGATCTGCGCGGCAGCTACACCGGCTATTCGCCCGACACGACGCCGACGCTCAGTCGCCCTTATGCGAACGGCAAGATCGATGGCCGCGTCGATGTCACCCGCTCGACTCGTATCGACCTCGGCGGCCGCGTCCTTGTATCGACCGACAATCCCGGCAGCCCGAATTTGCAGGCTGGACTTTCAAAACTGCCGATCTTCACCACGGCTGGCGGCTCGGTCGGCCTCGGACAGAAATTCAACCGTCTCGACCTGTCGCTCAAGGGCGATGCCGAGCGCACCGCCTACCAGAACTCAAAGCTGACCGACGGCACGACCGCCTCGAATGAGGATCGCAACTACGATCAATACGGCGTTACGTTGCGCGGCGGCTACGAATTGACGCCCGGCGTCACGCCTTATGTCGAAGGCACGGTCGATACCCGCCGGCATGATCTGGCGACTGATTTCTCCGGCTATCAGCGCAACTCGAAGGGCTGGACAGCGCTGGTCGGTTCGACTTTCGAATTGTCGCGGCTGCTCACCGGCGAAACCGGCATCGGTTACACCGAGCGAAAGTATGACGACACGCGCCTCGACAAACTGAGCGGCTTTGTCGGCAATGCCTCGCTGATCTGGACGGCGAGTTCGCTTACCACCGTGCAGTTCAACGCAAAATCGGCGGTTCAGGAGTCGGCTGTGGCCGGGGTTTCCGGCGTATTGTCGCGTGATTTCGGGCTTCAGGTCGATCACGCCTTCCGCCGCTGGCTGATTGGCAGCGTGAAGGCCGGATACGGCAATGACGACTACAAGGGGTCGAGCCGCGATGACAACCGCTACATGGTCGCCCTCGGCCTGACCTATAAACTATCGCGCTGGGCGCAGATCAAAGGCGAGTTCCGGCAGGACTGGCTGCGCTCGAATTTCAGCGGCAACGACTACACGGCGAGCACTTTCCTCGTCGGTGTCCGTCTGCAGCAGTGA